One stretch of Fretibacterium sp. OH1220_COT-178 DNA includes these proteins:
- a CDS encoding SDR family oxidoreductase, translating to MNLPFRIDLSDKVVVITGGSGVLCSMFGRAAAAVGAKVALLARRSEGTREVAEAIVAEGGIARGYGCDVLDKPGIEAVHERILDELGPCDILINGAGGNDSKANTDDEHFLPGAMGTRRTFFDLDPDGVGSVFGLNFLGSFIPTQVFARDMLGRRGCSIINVSSMSAYSPMTKVPAYSAAKAAISNFTQWLAVHFAKEGIRCNAIAPGFFSTRQNAALLFNPDGSPTARTGKILAATPMGRFGQPEELVGALLFLMSEEASGFVNGACIPVDGGFCAYSGV from the coding sequence GTGAATCTGCCCTTCAGGATCGATTTGTCGGATAAGGTGGTTGTGATTACGGGGGGGAGCGGCGTGCTGTGCTCGATGTTCGGCCGAGCGGCGGCCGCGGTGGGGGCCAAGGTCGCCCTGCTGGCGCGCCGTTCGGAGGGCACCCGGGAGGTGGCGGAGGCGATCGTCGCGGAGGGCGGCATCGCGAGGGGCTACGGCTGCGACGTCCTGGACAAGCCCGGGATCGAGGCGGTCCACGAACGCATCCTGGACGAGCTGGGGCCCTGCGACATCCTCATTAATGGGGCTGGAGGCAACGACTCCAAGGCCAACACGGACGACGAGCACTTTTTGCCCGGGGCCATGGGAACGCGCCGGACCTTCTTCGACCTCGACCCCGACGGCGTGGGGAGCGTATTCGGACTGAACTTCCTGGGCAGCTTCATCCCCACACAGGTCTTCGCGCGCGACATGCTGGGGCGGAGGGGATGCAGCATCATCAACGTCTCCTCGATGAGCGCCTACTCGCCCATGACCAAGGTCCCGGCCTACTCCGCGGCGAAGGCCGCAATCTCGAACTTCACGCAGTGGCTGGCCGTCCACTTCGCCAAGGAGGGCATCCGCTGCAACGCGATCGCCCCCGGGTTCTTCTCCACCCGGCAGAACGCCGCGCTGCTCTTCAATCCGGACGGGTCGCCGACGGCGCGGACGGGGAAGATCCTCGCGGCGACGCCCATGGGGCGTTTCGGCCAGCCGGAGGAGCTCGTCGGCGCGCTGCTCTTTCTGATGTCGGAGGAGGCGTCGGGGTTCGTCAACGGGGCCTGCATACCGGTGGATGGGGGCTTCTGCGCCTATTCGGGCGTGTGA